One Delphinus delphis chromosome 3, mDelDel1.2, whole genome shotgun sequence genomic region harbors:
- the GABRP gene encoding gamma-aminobutyric acid receptor subunit pi isoform X2 — MRHSLHLTFMCLSLLTGRMCIQGNQFNIKASRSDKLSLPGFENLTAGYNKFLRPNFGGEPVQIALTLDIASISSISESNMDYTATIYLRQRWTDQRLVFEGDKSFTLDARLVEFLWVPDTYIVESKKSFLHEVTVGNRLIRLFSNGTVLYALRITTTVACNMDLSKYPMDTQTCKLQLESWGYDGNDVEFSWLRGNDSVRGLENLRLAQYTVQQYFTLATRSQQETGNYTRLVLQFELQRNVLYFILETYLPSTFLVVLSWVSFWISLDSVPARTCIGEGKGSGRSQHH, encoded by the exons ATGAGGCACAGTCTCCACTTGACCTTCATGTGTCTGAGTCTCCTCACTGGAAG gatGTGTATCCAGGGGAATCAGTTTAACATCAAGGCCAGCAGAAGTGACAAGCTGTCCCTGCCTGGCTTTGAGAATCTCACAGCAGGATATAACAAGTTTCTCAGGCCCAATTTTGGTG GAGAACCTGTTCAGATAGCACTGACTCTGGACATTGCAAGTATTTCCAGTATTTCAGAGAGTAACATG GACTACACAGCCACCATATACCTCAGACAGCGCTGGACGGACCAGCGGCTGGTGTTCGAAGGCGACAAGAGCTTCACTCTGGATGCACGCCTAGTGGAGTTCCTCTGGGTGCCAGACACTTACATCGTGGAGTCCAAAAAGTCCTTCCTCCATGAAGTCACTGTGGGAAACAGGCTCATCCGCCTCTTCTCCAATGGCACAGTCCTGTATGCTCTCAG aaTCACAACAACCGTTGCATGTAACATGGACCTGTCTAAATACCCCATGGACACACAGACATGCAAGTTGCAACTAGAAAGCT GGGGCTATGATGGGAATGACGTGGAGTTCAGCTGGCTAAGAGGGAATGACTCTGTGCGCGGGCTGGAGAACCTGCGGCTTGCTCAGTACACCGTACAACAATATTTCACGTTAGCTACCAGATCGCAGCAGGAAACAG GAAATTATACACGACTGGTCTTGCAATTTGAGCTTCAGAGGAATGTCctgtatttcattttggaaacTTATCTTCCTTCCACTTTCCTGGTGGTGTTATCCTGGGTTTCGTTTTGGATCTCCCTTGATTCAGTTCCTGCAAGAACCTGCATTG